From Corvus cornix cornix isolate S_Up_H32 chromosome 5, ASM73873v5, whole genome shotgun sequence, the proteins below share one genomic window:
- the CHRM5 gene encoding muscarinic acetylcholine receptor M5, with protein sequence MEVNLLSNSTVVNSSSINHKQLEGHSLWEVITIATVTAIVSLITIVGNILVMISFKVNSQLKTVNNYYLLSLACADLIIGIFSMNLYTSYILIGHWTLGSLACDLWLALDYVASNASVMNLLVISFDRYFSITRPLTYRAKRTPKRAGIMIGMAWLISFMLWAPVILCWQYFVGERTVPPEECQIQFLYEPIITFGTAIAAFYIPVSVMTILYCRIYKETEKRTKDLAELQGSESVAEFETIKPQKTLLKSCFSCKQQNLVKRERCQASWSSSSRSTSATVKASQAASTCMDWAKADQLTTCSSYASSEDEDKLATDSVFQVTYKSPSKSKAEEYNETTDVVVKDQPEENDFENQKYFLSPAKEHVQKNKKCVAYKFRLVVKADGTQEANNGCRKVKISPCSAALSKDPSIKSMDPNINNQITKRKRMVLIKERKAAQTLSAILLAFIITWTPYNIMVLISTFCSDCIPVTLWHLGYWLCYVNSTVNPICYALCNKTFRKTFKMLLFCQWKKKKVEEKLYWQGNTRLP encoded by the coding sequence ATGGAAGTCAATTTATTGAGCAATTCTACTGTTGTAAACAGTTCATCCATCAACCATAAGCAGTTAGAAGGGCATAGCCTCTGGGAAGTCATTACTATTGCCACTGTAACTGCAATTGTAAGCTTAATAACCATAGTGGGAAATATTCTTGTAATGATATCCTTTAAGGTCAACAGTCAGCTCAAAACTGTCAACAATTATTACTTGCTCAGCCTTGCCTGTGCAGATCTCATTATTGGGATATTTTCTATGAACCTTTATACATCCTATATACTCATAGGCCATTGGACTCTTGGAAGCCTTGCCTGTGACCTGTGGCTAGCACTGGACTATGTAGCTAGCAATGCCTCAGTAATGAACCTCCTAGTCATCAGTTTTGACAGATATTTTTCCATCACAAGGCCTTTAACTTACAGGGCCAAACGCACACCCAAAAGAGCTGGCATCATGATTGGTATGGCTTGGCTAATTTCCTTCATGTTGTGGGCACCCGTAATCTTGTGCTGGCAGTATTTTGTGGGTGAACGAACAGTACCACCTGAAGAGTGCCAGATACAGTTTCTATATGAACCCATTATCACCTTTGGTACTGCAATTGCTGCTTTTTACATTCCAGTGTCTGTGATGACCATTCTGTACTGCCGCATTtataaagagacagaaaaacgCACCAAGGACCTTGCTGAACTGCAGGGCTCAGAGTCTGTGGCAGAGTTTGAGACAATAAAGCCTCAGAAAACTCTCCTGAAGTCTTGCTTCAGTTGCAAGCAACAAAACTTAGTCAAAAGAGAGAGGTGTCAGGCTTCTTGGTCTTCATCTAGTCGAAGTACATCAGCTACAGTGAAGGCCTCTCAGGCAGCAAGTACTTGTATGGACTGGGCTAAGGCTGACCAGTTAACCACCTGCAGCAGCTACGCATCGTCAGAAGACGAGGATAAACTTGCCACTGACTCGGTTTTCCAAGTAACTTACAAAAGCCCATCTAAAAGTAAGGCAGAAGAGTATAATGAGACTACAGATGTCGTTGTCAAAGACCAACCTGAAGAAAATGATTTTGAGAACCAGAAATACTTTTTGTCACCTGCCAAAGAACAcgtacagaaaaataaaaaatgtgtggCCTACAAATTCCGTTTGGTGGTTAAGGCTGATGGCACCCAGGAAGCCAACAATGGTTGCCgaaaagtaaaaataagtccttgttctgctgctctgtcaAAGGACCCTTCCATCAAAAGCATGGATCCAAATATAAATAACCAAATCACCAAAAGGAAACGGATGGTTCTTATAAAGGAGCGCAAAGCGGCACAGACTTTAAGTGCCATTCTTTTGGCTTTTATCATCACATGGACTCCCTATAATATCATGGTCTTGATCTCCACATTTTGCTCTGACTGCATTCCCGTGACACTATGGCACCTTGGATATTGGCTATGCTATGTGAACAGCACTGTTAACCCCATTTGTTACGCCCTCTGTAATAAAACTTTCAGGAAGACTTTTaagatgctgcttttctgccagtggaaaaagaaaaaagtggaagaGAAACTATACTGGCAGGGCAATACAAGACTGCCATAA
- the LOC120410009 gene encoding fibrinogen-like protein 1-like protein — protein MLLRSSAGFMLFLLSQCTVSLGTKEEMVLANAHLLPQRDYERLGNANEKDYPRDCFEILLRSKGNSRDGLYIIQPKEEPIVVFCNMQDGGWTVIQHITANSTVDFDRTWQDYKYGFGSVHENHWLGNEYMHQLTGSSVQYILGVKLVNLNAEVKWGQYEPFLIEGEESQYRIRVGLYKGNATDALTLDTEAYLHDNQKFTTKDRDNDNYFMNCAKLELNGIPGGGWWYDACAGANLNRRNMIYWQKDCNKQRPCKFAWMMIKPIEHHQSYPTKACPCQKVEL, from the exons ATGCTATTGAGGAGCTCAGCAGGATTCATGCTGTTCTTGCTCTCTCAATGCACTGTGTCCCTGGGCACCAAAGAGGAAATGGTCCTGGCTAATGCCCACCTTCTCCCGCAAAGAGACTATGAGAGACTGGGTAACGCCAATGAAAAAG aCTATCCAAGGGATTGTTTTGAGATTTTACTGCGCTCCAAAGGAAATTCCAGAGATGGCCTTTACATCATCCAACCAAAAGAGGAACCAATTGTTGTCTTTTGTAACATGCAGGATGGTGGCTGGACAGTAATCCAGCACATTACAGCCAACAGTACTGTCGACTTTGATAGGACCTGGCAGGACTACAAATATGGATTTGGCTCTGTTCATGAGAACCACTGGTTAGGAAATGAATACATGCATCAGTTAACCGGCAGCTCAGTGCAATATATACTTGGAGTTAAACTTGTAAACCTAAATGCTGAAGTCAAATGGGGACAGTATGAGCCATTCCTGATTGAGGGTGAAGAATCTCAATACCGAATCCGGGTCGGTCTTTACAAAGGCAACGCCACCGATGCGCTGACCCTGGACACAGAAGCTTATCTCCATGACAACCAGAAGTTCACCACCAAGGACAGAGACAACGACAATTACTTTATGAATTGTGCTAAACTGGAACTCAATGGCATTCCTGGGGGAGGCTGGTGGTACGACGCCTGTGCTGGAGCAAATCTAAACCGCAGGAACATGATATACTGGCAAAAAGACTGCAACAAGCAACGCCCATGCAAGTTTGCATGGATGATGATCAAACCCATTGAGCACCACCAGTCATACCCCACAAAGGCCTGCCCCTGTCAGAAAGTTGAACTGTAG